CCGTGTCCGGATGGTTAAAGTGCAAACCCGCGTGGACAGATGGAACCAGAATATCATGTCCGGATGTGGATCATCCAATTAGCAAGGAATACCGTATGCTATTGACCGCTTAGGATAGTAGAGGGAGAGATAATTGCAGGATTGAACCAGAGGTACACAGCATTTGCAAATTAACCCGTAACGAATGGAAATATGCGACAACTCGCTGTAAATGTAGTTGTGTGTCAAGAAAGATCGGAATTTAGAacatataataatttcaaatttgCCACGTGCGGTAGAGAAGAAGTCGGAAGAGCAAAAACGGGAGGTGAATGTACTGATTGGGCGttaaattaaaatagaaaacgaTTCACACATATGTATAATACGTATGTTTAGTACCCAAATTTGCAGCATAAGCATCCGATTCAGCTTTCGATTGTCCGTTCTTCATTCAAATCAATTTTGTAACGGATTTGAAAACATCGAAATATCATTAATGGCTTTTGATTTGCATCAACACTGAATATGTGACATTAATGCCAAGGTATACATTGTGAAAGTACGCAGTTGCAATTGTCGTATTGGAAAAATAGGAAAGAATTGTTGTTTGACTACAGTTAAGTATCAAAAATTGTATTTGATACTAACAACACCGTCCATAAAATTAACAAGCACATTTTATTTTCCTGATGCTCAGGAAACCGCGTACGAATTCAGTTACTGTTTTACTAATCTGTCGAAAAGTGAGCATGACAATCTAATGTGGTGTTTCCAAACAGGGTTTGGGAATGGAGAATTGGAATAATTATGGTAGTGATGTATATattaattaaaatatttaaggactaattatattttaattagaATATTAGTAtagttatataatatatttataataaaaaatatagttatatttgtatttataattattatatacaCATGTATAGTATATTGTATAAATATATAGTATAATCATTTAATTAATAGGGAGGGGACCGCATATTTACGTAATATATGTtataaattgattaaatttatatactaatatatttatatcaTTTATAAATCTACATTAGATGTTCatgtaattataatatatatgtttatgtaataataaaaaaaatatagagaTAGCTATATTTATTGTTatgaatattattattatatataataatatttaatatataatatacattatataattataatgtaTTACAATAACGAATATTTATGTATAGTTTATTAATATatagttatatttttataattttattttcttatatataatatttaatttggtTAGTTACAAACTTAGAATAGTGATATTATTAGCTATGTGTAAAATATAATGTATAATAGtatatgtaatttaattgataatatcaattgtACTATTAAGTATACATgcttattaataaaaattatgatttagttatactaaatttagttatactaaatttagtaatacatttatactaatacaTTTAGTAATACagttatactaatatattatatacatatgctattatacattatataatacacaTAGCTAATAATATCATTGTTGTAAGTTTGGAAGTaatcaaattaaatattatatataattaaataaaattatacaaatatttGAATTATTGTACAATAGTTTGCGAACTGGGTACGGTGTGGAAGCCAAACTGCAAAATTCGGACGCCGCGCATGAACCTTATAGTAATATGACATCCAGCCCTTGTGATACTTACGTGGAGTGGCATTCTTTAGGAGTGGGGAATCAAAGAAATAAGTGCTGCGAGGGAAAGGagtaaattcccaaaaaaagggaatttttaaatTAACTTCCCAAAGAGTAGCGATTTTTGAGTTTCTTCCCAAAGGGTGAAAAATGCATCCAAGGAATGCGTTCTTCCCAATAAAAAAGCAATtttcaaatacgttattttaatttttataaatttatttaaataGGGAAAAATGGTTAAATAACGCATTAGTTAAATGCGCTATTTTGAAAAAGTCTCATATCATGAATGCGTTTTTTGGCCTAAAAACCTATTTCTGAAATGcgtttattaataaaaaaactCATTTAGAGTTTTCTAAATGAGTTTTTTAGCATATCTAGGAGTCTATCTACTCCCCGGTAGAGCTGTAAACGAACCGAATCGAACCGAGTATCTCATGTTTGAGCTCTGTTCGTTAAGCAATTCGAACAACGTTCGTGTTCGTTCGTTaatttcgaactccaaacctgTATTCGTGTTCGGCTCGTTAAGTAAAATTCGTGTTCGAATTCGAGTTCGTGTTCAGCTCGTTTAACATAAACGAGCCGTTCGCGAACATGCTTGAAATGCtcgaatccaaattattttaagCCTTAAATATGTCATACAAATTATTAATCATTCTCAAAAACAATTAAAGCACTAAGTGactaaattctattattcattaactatataactaatattaacataaaaacaacaaataaaacaaagcaaTTTTCCCTCTAAATATAAAAGTCCAGCCCTAAAATTAGccttaaaatttgtcaaatgataaTTATGTACATATTCGAGAACGTTCGTTAAAACTCGCGAACATACTTGTGTTCGCGAACGTTCGTTTAGCATGTTCGCGAACAATCGTTAAAACTCACGAACATGCTTGTGTTCGCTCGATTATTAATCGAACAAAAAAATTCGTTCGAACTCTGTTCGTTTAAGGTTTCGAACGAGCCTTTCACGAACACGAACGAGTCGAAACGAACCGAGCTACCGAACAGTTTGgttcgtttaacagctctaCTCCCCGGTGCTAAGAACTTCATCAGGGGCCTAAAATCTCATTTCCTCTCAATCCCTCTTAATCTCTTTCTACCCTGACTTCTTCAGGGGCCAAACAAAACACACCACCCATTCAATTTTTTCGTACATCTTATCCCACATTCGCAGCCAACGTAAGAGCAAAGGTGGTGATTGGGAGACTGCTAAGCTAATTAGGCATATTGTTAGGTAATACTTAAAATTTCGAATTTAGGGTTTATGAAATGGATGCATTTAATTAAGtaactaattaaactaattaaatcactTGCGGGTATTACTTTCACAtaattaatttatgttaaatacaaaacctaccagtttccctttcgtaaaaatatgagtgtaatactttttgaattttacttacaaccatttgtatatttaatataaattaaatgattcagagtaaaatgttCATAAATAGCTATTACTTTGTTCGTGTAATAGAGGAaacccataaagagctgatatgttatgggcaatatatttttttttttactttcacgtatttaatttatgttacatacaaaacctactagttttcctttcgtaaaaatattagtatatcacttttaaattttacttacaaacatttatgtatttaacataaattatatGATTCAGATTAAAATGCCTATAAATAGCTAAtactttattcatataatagaAGAAACCCGTAAAGAGCTACTAAAAAGtggataatttatttttttacattcACGTATtgaatttatgttaaatacaaaacccaCTAGTTTCCCTTTGGTaataatattagtgtaacactttttgaatttcacttataaacatttatgtgtttaatataaattaaatgatttaatgtaaaatgctcataaatagctagtactttattcatataatgGAAGAAACTCGTAAAGAACTGGTATGTTATGGAACTGAGTGctagtgtcagaaacctcagaggAGTTCTGCAATTTTCCCTTCGTTTAAAGTTTTCAAGATATGTGATTGTTCTAACTCATTTAGGGCCATCATATTTTTACACTAAATATTTAGGATTAACATTTTACGAatcgtgaaattttctttacAAAAAGTGTTATGATTTTTTAAGACAAATTACCAACATTCGAGATACAAAATATGTGCATGTGTATGTAAAATCTAAAGTTCAAAAACCTTTAAGCCTTTTGCAAACTTGAAATGAAATCTATACCAGATAAATTAATAACAACTAtgaaataacattttttttggaTATTGACATGTGTTAGTGAgctaaattaataataaatttgataaaataataagataatattttttttaaaaaaaccttACGTAACCCAAGTCAAgatcaaagaaatgaaaaaaagtgGTACAGATTAATAAACAAAAAACGCATTTGTCTAATGAGTTTTTGTACAAAATAGCGCATTTCCGAAATGTGTTTTTTTGGTGACATCAAAAAACGCATTCTACTAATGAgttatttaaccaattttttctatttaaataaatttatgaaaattaaaataacgtatttgaaaattacatttttatttggaagaacGCATTCCTTGGATGCGTTTTTCACCTTTTGGGAAGAGACTAAAAAATCGCCACCCTTTGGGAAGTTAGTTTGAAAACTCCCTCTTTTTGGGAATTTACTCCGAGGGAAAGAGCTGCACAGTGAAATATATTCGTTGGTTGGCTTTATCTCCACGCGCGTTATCACTACAACATAATGGTCCGTTAGCACCTCATTCTCCAAATACATGTGTCATGCTCTACTCCTCTACCTACGGTAGGAACGGTCAATGCGTTCCTACCATAAAGGGATCCTTCTATCTCGCATTGCTGAAGCTTCACGTTTTAGAAGTTTCAGCAACAGCGCCGCCAGCagcttcctcttctttttttcttttttttttttttaacttttcaacAGGATGAAGATTTAAACTTTATTCTACCATATAGCTAAGATTTAACACCCTATTCCTATCAATCCAAATATAAATCTTCCTAAATTTCCTGTACAGGCATAAATATATCGTAATGTGCATATACATAAAATCTCTAAAAATAGTTCATGGAATTAATACGACTTAAGAGAAAAGAATTTTAACGTGCATTCGGAACTTATAGATCTAGGAACTTAATTGTCTGCTTGTCCGATGGCGACGTCTTCTCCCTCTCTTCTATTCTTAGTTACTTCTTGCTTTAAGAGGAGGCAGACAAATGAGAAGTAGGAACTGTGTTATTTTCCCTTTGTTATTTTGATAAAAGTTCTAAACCCTAATAACCACCCACTATTTGATGATTTAGATAAGAGTTTTAATTTGTTGTGAACTCTTATCCTATCTTCTCTCCTTCCTATCCCCCACTTAACCCTTTAACCTATCTtacaattatttttaatttttacccATGGCATGGcaatttaccatttaattaactGAGTAAAGTATAAATTGAGAAGGGGCGTGGGTTTTACAacgattttaaaaaattatggtTAATTTGTACCTCCactcaaaattattttttgcttCGTTACTATCTTAATTAGCATTATTTTGCAGTTGGATGGTCGAGATTCATGTTCAAGACCAAATTGATCAAGGATTGGGCCAAAAATTCAATGCATGGATGGAATATGAAAAATTCATGTGGTCATATTGAGCttttcaaacttcaaaattgTTACATGTTAAAATTCAGATTGATTGAATTAGAAATCGGCAACCAAATTGTTATGACTAAAGGAACTCTGTTTTGGGTATGAATTGAGGCACTTGCTTTAGGCGTGAGCAAAGGAACTTGTCATTAACAGATTGAGTAACTATTTTAATtgcctctctctttctttttcttttgcaaaaGAAATGTACAAGGAGAACTGAAGCAACTAACAGGATGAAACCTTCTCAAGCAGATGCATAGAAAAGACTTCCTCTACAAATTGCCAGTATACTTTCCTGTACAATCAAGATTATCTATGACCTACAAGGAAAGAAAGTAGAGTCGCTTATCAGCCACTTCAACTGATTCTGTCAAATTAACGGCCCTCAAGACCTCAAAAAGTACAGCAGCAGTTTGGTATGCTTTTGTGAGTTGGGCACTGGACAGAAAAGGAGATCATAAAGAATCATTAAGCAAGGAATCTGCACTTAGCTGTTAAGAAATTAATGCCCACAACAACAGATAACCTACCAATCAGCTTTATCAGCAGCATTCTGCAATGCCTGAACCTGTAGTAGTGCTGATAGAAACTCTGCATTTCTCGAGCATCACTCTTTGTCCTTCCAGCTAATGTTGTATCATTTTCCTATCAAAATATCCAAATTATACGAATTTTCGCAGGCAAACTTAATTGGAAAATGTAGGAATAGAAATGGCTCATTCATCTTTGGGTGAAGACGAGTAGCAAAAATATGTTCGAGTAATCCAAATATGGTGGATTAGTCTGATAACAAAGTCCTCTTGCTGATACAAGCACGAGAATATTCTAAAGTTACACTGAGTAACTAGACACAATTTATTCATTGAATTCAGACTAAACTTCTGAtcattctttttagtttatACCAAAGCATCACATATAGCCACAAACGTTAAATGACAACCTGAACTATTcaccttctctttctttttttattttttattttttattggaaaatttgccaaattgatccctaacattttcacaaaaaacttttttaatCCCTAATATTTAAAATCAGTCAGAATAGTCtctaacatataaattatgagCTAGTTTGGTCCTAATGCTCGTATTTGCTCATTTTTTGACTAAAAATAGCACACCTCTCTCACATGGCTAtaattttaagggcaaaatcgGAAGACATTCGTTAATCCATGGTTTTAGACTATGAAAGAAAGAGAATATTCTGTTCAAAGGTCAAGTTCTCAATGGCTACTCTTCCATAACTCCACCCACTCCTCCTAGAGTCAATCTTGAGTCATTTTCTTCCCTGCACCTACTCCATCAGATGCATTCCACCATCACCACTAACCCAAAGCCTGATGACCTCAAGAGAACcagaaaacttgaagtttgaaGAAGGTGAAATTTTGCATTTTGCAATCCTTCACGAAATCCCAAATTGTTGAATCCTTCAGAAGCTGCGATTGTCCATCCTAGCATTCTCCATACCGTTCTTTCCATCGTTGATGACATCCCATCCTACCGCAAGATTTTTATCAAAAGTCTATGGTTTTGTTACTTTCAAGAATGTTGAGTCTTTCTTGCTTGCCCTAGAAAACCCCAGCAATAAAATTGATGGGTTTGTCAGCAATAAAATTGGTGGAGAATGTGCCAACCAACTGAGATGAGTTCTGAGACTTTGTTGAATTATTTTGAGAGgtatggtgaaattgaagaaggGCTTGGGGGTTTGATATGGGGATAGGGAAATCAAGGAAAGTGCAAAAGCTGCTTTGACTGAGAAGGTGAAATTTGTTGATGGTTTCTGGCTAGTTTGCAAAATGGTGTCGAGGGAAAGGGAGAAAAGTAATAGGAATCCAAAGGGGGTTTTGCCTGTAAAACCATGGATTAACGAATGTTTTCCGATTTTGCCCTTGAAATTATGCCCACGTGAGAGAGGTGTGCTGTTTTTAGTCGGAGAAATGAGCAAATACGAGTATTAGAACCAAACTGACTCATAATTTTTATGTTAGGAACTATTCAggctgattttaaatgttagggactaaaaaattttttgtgaaaatgttagggatcaatttggcaaatttcccttatttatttatttattattattttttttttttgtaagtgggAGGTCTTGAACCCAACACCTCCTCCTTACAATGTCTCCCACCCAACACAGCCCTCCTCCCATTCACTTTCTCTCATTAGTTAAAACTAATCATATTAGAATCTAGAAAAACAACCGCCTAACTCATGAAAATTTGACATTACCCTTTCCAAACGTTGAATCAGGGTTGTTTTGAACTGATGGACTCCTCGTCCACTTGATGTTGGATCCAAACGGTGAGCTTTTTCAAAGGCATAGAACCGACCTGAGTACGCCAGCAAGGCCATTAGAGTATGTAATATGGCGTAAATACATTTCATACATTCCCTTCTAAATGCCTCAAAATCTTGAGTACTAGTCAACTActaaaagacaaaatttgtaacAAGTGAATTTCAGGAAACCATATTAACATTTGCATGTCGATACAACTTAACATCCTTCCTATAGTCACAAAAAAGGAGGGCAATAGCATTAGTACCACAACATTTAACTAGAATTTGATGCCTATATGACTTGAGAAGACTGAAACTCTAGTTTGAGATTAAGAAGCGTAGCATAACAGTCAGTAAATTAATACCATTTAAACTCATATTTTCGTCTAATGCCACGTTGGTACAACATTATCAGCTGAACAGCCTTAATACCTTAAGTATTAAAATTCATCTAGACATGCAGTCAGCTCGTACAGCCAATTAGTTGATATCCACCAATGGTTTTTAGATGACGGATTGCTTAGATGTCATACACACATATTTGTGTAATAACAACCAACACAAGGATACTGAAATGGTCATGGACTCACAGAGATAAGCAACCCTGGGATTAATTGGCTCCACCTCACTGGCAACACGGAGAATTGGTGCAATCTCTACCAGTGAACATGGCACCACCTCACTGTCCATCATAGACTCCCCTAGATTACCAGCAGCCTGTGACCGCAGAATATGCCTCTGTGGTTGGAGGTCTGATCCCCTCCTTTGGTAAGCCATCCTTCTTTTAACTTACAATCTCAATAACAAAAATCAAATTACCCTACAATTCACCTGTCAAAACCCAAAATTGAAATGAACAAAATGTCACACCTTAATTgttcaataaaaatttgaacacTAAAAGACAAGAACTTCAGCTCTTCAACTTTAGTGACCTGAGAAAAAGAATTGTCGCAGAGggaaaaaacagaaagaaagaaatttccACTCATCTCTTTCTAACTAAAAGAACCCCACTACTTAGTTTCTTTCAAGAAACATTAAAGACATGGCAAAATTGGATTAGTCCCTCCATAGCTGCATCTTGCTTCTTTATTCCCTTACATTTTCTATTCTGATTACATCAAAATAACAGCAAAAcgtataaaaaaaatagaatttaaTCATGAATGACCCTGAAAACCCATTTTTGGTATCCCCTCAGAAAACAGAGGAAATACGGTATCGAAACTTCCTTTCTCGCATCCCTGAAACAATCGAAACTCGTATTCCCCTTTCCAAAACCTCAACTTCCTTTCCAACATAAAAGTAACTAAACTCGAATTTAGCCAACAATGACTCAAACTAACATCAGGCTGCTTATTGATGCGAAAGGTAGTAAAAATCTCAATGCAAGGGATTCTCTATCAGGAGTTGGGGAAATGAGAAGCCAACTCGAGAGAGAGAACTGATGTTATTAAGAAATCTGATGAAAGATACAAGATGCAAATACAGAAAATGATTCAACAAAAACTTCCCTCCTATCTCTCCTGCTTTTATACAGATCGCGCACCAACCTTCCATATCTGTAACTAAGCTCCTTAACCGACCTTCCATTCTGGTAACAATATAACAGAATCCCAGCTGGCTTGCATGGCCCAACCAACTTGCATGCATGGCACAACCAATTTGCATGGAACAACTTCCAGCTGGCAACTAACTTTGACGTGGCCTAACTAATTGCAACTGACATGAGCTAACATTTCCAACGTGAAATTCAGTCACAACAATACTCCCTCCCTCAAACAGTTCTTGTCCTCAAGAACTGAAATGAGGATACTGCTATTGGAGATCAAACCAATACTCCCAGGTTGCGTCCTCAGGGAAACTATTGCTCCACTGGTGCACTTGAATAGCAGCAGTTCGTCCCCTATGCACCAGTCTCCTATCCAGGATGGCAACTGGTTCCATAAGCAAATGACCCTGATCCGTGACACGAGTAGGAATGTGTGGCTACACAGGTTGATCACCCACATGCTTCTTTAAAGGGAGACATGGAAGGTATGATGTAGGTTAACATCTGGAGGAAGATGTAGTTTATAGGCCACAGAACCAACCCTGTCCATAATCCGAAATGGCCCAAAATACCGTGgagatgatttttggcaagaaTGACCCCTCAATGAGTGTTGTCTGTATGGTTGGAGCTTAACATACACCCAATCCCCTTGCTCAAAAGTCCGTTCAGACCTGTGCTGATCAACATGTTGCTTCATTCGATGCTGAGCCTTTTGCAGGTTTTGCTTCAATAGGTGAAGAGCAGCTTCCCTTGCAGCCAAGCTCCTATCCACACTATCAACAGTAGAGCTACTGGGAATGTAAGGAACAAGCAAGGGGGGTTGCTGTCCATAAACAATCTGATGACTGCTTGTAGGATCTTGCAGTTGCTGTATGAGAAGCTACAACTGAGGGTCTTGAACCCAGCTGTTATGGATCTCAGTAATCAATGTTGACTTGATGACTAAAATTGGAGCTAGTACTGCTACATTGGGGGTAGGCTGGCGAGACAATGTATCAGCCACCATATTGTCTACCCCCTTCCTGTACTGAAGCTCATAATCATACCCCATGAGCTTAGCTACCCATTTTTGCTGCATAGGTATAGACACTCTCTGTTCAATCAGATAGTTAAGACTCAGATACTCAATTTTAATGACAAAATGTCTGCCTAACAGATAAGGTCTCCATTTCTGCACTG
This portion of the Coffea arabica cultivar ET-39 chromosome 2e, Coffea Arabica ET-39 HiFi, whole genome shotgun sequence genome encodes:
- the LOC140036263 gene encoding callose synthase 2, with product MAYQRRGSDLQPQRHILRSQAAGNLGESMMDSEVVPCSLVEIAPILRVASEVEPINPRVAYLCRFYAFEKAHRLDPTSSGRGVHQFKTTLIQRLERVQALQNAADKADCAQLTKAYQTAAVLFEVLRAVNLTESVEVADKRLYFLSL